The genomic window CACAAATTCCCCCGAACTCAAAGATGAAATCTTCGAAGGCGGCACAGCCGAATCCAGCTGTCTGGAACGGCTGACGGAAGTATCCGAGCTGTTAATGGAAATGCTTTCCCTGTCCTGCATGATCTTGCCGAAACGCTCGGAAAGCTGCTTGGCGGTGTCCCCTGTGACCTGTCCCGAGATGATGTTTCCTGTGATGTTCATAATCACATCGGCCTGCTCGCGCCCATAGTCTTTTCTGAGCTGGCTGAAGTCCTGCACACCCAGGCACGTGCTGACCCTGTTGCTTCTTGCCGTTGCAATCAGGCTGTCCATATTGTTGAGATAGATGGTCGGGAACTCGTCAAATATGAGGCTCGATTTGAGCTTCCCTTTCTTGTTTACAAGCTTGATCAGACGGTTCACATAAAGAGACAGTACCGCTCCGTAGATCTGCAGCTTCTGGGGGTTGTTTCCCATGCAGACGATCTTCGGCTCCTCGGGATTATTGATATCCAATGTGAAATCATTTCCCGAAAGCACATAATACAGCTGCGGCGAAGACAGCCTTGCCATGGCAATCTTCGCCGAGGCGATCTGCCCCTCCAACTGGTCCATGGCATCGTTGAGATAGGCGCTGACAAAGGGATTGATCAGCGCCTCTATTTCCTTATCGGTCCGAAGCAGGGTAAAGAGGCTGTCGTAATCGGTCTGCATGAGCTCGATCACATGCGGCAGGGTGCAGAACTCCCCGCCCTTATACCTTCTGAGATACCAGATCACGGCCGAAAGAAAATTGATCGGAGACTCCACAAAAAAGTCCCCCTGCCTTTTGATCCACTCGCGGTTAAGCCCCATCAGAATTGTCCTGGCGGACTCTGAGGCGTCAGTGATGTCCTCCATGCTCTCTGGATCCAGAGGATTGCAGCGGTGCATGATGCTGTCGAAATTGATGAAGTAGCATTTGGGCATAACAGCATAGGCATGCCTGTATTTCTCAAAGGCATTGTAGGCAATCTTAGACAGATCATCGTACTTGAAGTCATAGACAAACATGCTGAAGCCTTTTGCGATATGCTGGGTGATGACATGGCGGATGACAAAGTATGATTTCCCCGAGCCGGGCGTTCCCAGAACCATCAGTCCGCGGAAGGGATTTATGATGTTGATCCAGCTCGAGCGGATCTTGTTTTTAAGATGATACTGCGCCGGCAGATTGATCGAATATTCGTTTTCCAGCAGCCTCTCCTCCTGCGGAAAGGTTTCGTTCTCACTGTTGAAGACATCACCCGAAGCCAGCCTGTTTCTAATCAGTCTGGACAGCAGCGTGCCGCCTGAGAGCATGAGCAGAAATCCCAAAGCCGTAACCATCATATAGCTCAACGCAGCCATAACCTCATCAGCAGAAAACAGCAGCAAAAGCCCGCTTGAAAAATACAGCACCCCTCCTGAAACCATTTTATAGAGCGCTGTTCTGAACTGCAGCTTCTCATCCTTTCTTCCTTTTGCCCCCAAAAGCGAAATCAAAAGAAACCCCAGCACGGCAAGCTTGGAAATATAAAAATTATCAAACAGTCCCGTCCGGCATACCGATGCCAGAACCTTATCTCCGAACCCTGATGCAAGATTCCATAATTTAAAAGCCCCATAACAATAATAATAGCAATGCCCAATCAGCAGGATGATGCTAATGAGCCTTGTCATGTCCACTATTTTTCTCAGCGCCTGTTCATTTTCTCCCGTCTGCATGGCTGCACTATTTTAGTGTGATTAATTTCTTTTCAATTCAGATCCGAACTTCCCCTTTTCTTTCTTCTCCGGCGCTTTCGCTTTAATGACGCGGGAACATTGTCAGGCTGCCATTCGGGTTTGAAAAGCTCCTGAAGCCCTTTTGTAAAAATGCCATCTGAAATGCTTTCTGAATCTCCCATCATGGCTATCTGCCTGCATCGCTTATATTCGGTTTCCAAGACGGTTTCCCCTCCTGCCTTCACTTTCACTGCAGCACCGTGTCCGCAGCGTTCCATCATGCCTTTCGCGCTGTAGTTTTTCCCCAAAGCGCTGCCGTTTAAGACGCACTTGGTGACATGGTCCACATAGGTTATTCCGTAGAGCTGCCCCTGACCGCTCTTCCGCAGAACAGCGTCAATCCCCTCTTTCTGAAGGGCGGAAACCAGTTTTTCCATATCCACATCCCTGCTTAAAAAAACGGCATCAGCTGCGCTGCGGATCCGCTTTTTTTCAAATGCATTTTCCCCGCTGTTCAAGGCATAACGCCCTTCCAGAAAAGCAAGGGTAGGCTTCATTGCAAAATCGCTCGCTTTTATCGGAACACCAATAGCTTCCCCTCTCTTATCCAGCATTCGGTATAAGAGCCCTCCCGCCTTAAAGATTCTAGAATCTTCACTTCCCCTATCCGCCCTGATGTTATAGAGCTGCAGCACTGCATTGAGCTCCGCCAGGGAAGTGTATCTATAATTCAAAAGCACCGATTGTAGCAC from Flavobacterium sp. KACC 22763 includes these protein-coding regions:
- the mobC gene encoding conjugal transfer protein MobC, coding for MQTGENEQALRKIVDMTRLISIILLIGHCYYYCYGAFKLWNLASGFGDKVLASVCRTGLFDNFYISKLAVLGFLLISLLGAKGRKDEKLQFRTALYKMVSGGVLYFSSGLLLLFSADEVMAALSYMMVTALGFLLMLSGGTLLSRLIRNRLASGDVFNSENETFPQEERLLENEYSINLPAQYHLKNKIRSSWINIINPFRGLMVLGTPGSGKSYFVIRHVITQHIAKGFSMFVYDFKYDDLSKIAYNAFEKYRHAYAVMPKCYFINFDSIMHRCNPLDPESMEDITDASESARTILMGLNREWIKRQGDFFVESPINFLSAVIWYLRRYKGGEFCTLPHVIELMQTDYDSLFTLLRTDKEIEALINPFVSAYLNDAMDQLEGQIASAKIAMARLSSPQLYYVLSGNDFTLDINNPEEPKIVCMGNNPQKLQIYGAVLSLYVNRLIKLVNKKGKLKSSLIFDEFPTIYLNNMDSLIATARSNRVSTCLGVQDFSQLRKDYGREQADVIMNITGNIISGQVTGDTAKQLSERFGKIMQDRESISINSSDTSVSRSRQLDSAVPPSKISSLSSGEFVGMVADNPDCKIELKTFHCSIVNDHGALRKEEQGYKEIPPVRKLDNAMIQQNFAQIKRDVREIIYTEMDRLLNDPALKHLVVKKKR
- a CDS encoding relaxase/mobilization nuclease domain-containing protein is translated as MVAVIKTGHSVQSIFRYNENKVKQGAAKCIGEGNYPAAVKDLNSSMKLNRLLHQNALNGNVRRNSVHISLNFHPRENYSAEKLMRIADAYMEKIGFAEQPYLVYQHHDAGHPHIHLVSIKVREDGSRIDMQNIGKNQSEKARKEIEKQFNLVRAEGRKSEDMPLIKPVAVSRVCYGRMESKKAMSGVLQSVLLNYRYTSLAELNAVLQLYNIRADRGSEDSRIFKAGGLLYRMLDKRGEAIGVPIKASDFAMKPTLAFLEGRYALNSGENAFEKKRIRSAADAVFLSRDVDMEKLVSALQKEGIDAVLRKSGQGQLYGITYVDHVTKCVLNGSALGKNYSAKGMMERCGHGAAVKVKAGGETVLETEYKRCRQIAMMGDSESISDGIFTKGLQELFKPEWQPDNVPASLKRKRRRRKKRGSSDLN